From a single Apium graveolens cultivar Ventura chromosome 2, ASM990537v1, whole genome shotgun sequence genomic region:
- the LOC141696302 gene encoding uncharacterized protein LOC141696302, translating into MSWLIRPREERDIYSPNECPSYTAIGTDANDGMYPLAWAVVEAENSESWNWFLKQVVEDLNIENDSSWTFISDRQKGLINALETIVPNAEHRFCVMHLYKNMWKEHKGIGVRMILWKAARATTEYTFKKHMDELQKLSKKCYDWLSEKPRTQWSRSAFRLTPKSDQIQKRRDKMLNSYALNPICPNAMRRLNKVVELIKGCHVVWSGGAKYLVTMSDGGYQMVVDLEAKRCACRKWEISGIPCYHACACIAWSKKNYEEYIHACYSKDSFLATYNHILDPICGEEEWDATDYPKPLPPVLKVQTGRPKKSRNKTNDATTPGATRLKRQNTKVRCSYCTEYSHNMRTCPARAHDKANGCEKQVKTRTKKAKTAEVGGGKEASNSRTVGEASQGGQETPNQGGQSGERRATRSTTLGEGSQGGVFTNTNTQQGTNNPLGV; encoded by the exons ATGAGTTGGTTAATTCGTCCAAGGGAAGAAAGGGATATTTACTCACCAAATGAATGCCCCAGTTATACAG CTATTGGAACAGATGCTAATGATGGGATGTATCCCTTGGCTTGGGCAGTGGTGGAAGCTGAGAACAGTGAGAGCTGGAATTGGTTTTTAAAGCAAGTAGTTGAAGACTTGAACATTGAGAATGACAGCAGCTGGACATTTATATCTGATAGGCAGAAAGGCTTGATTAATGCCTTGGAAACTATTGTGCCTAATGCAGAACATAGGTTCTGTGTTATGCACTTGTACAAAAACATGTGGAAAGAACACAAAGGCATTGGTGTCAGGATGATTCTCTGGAAAGCAGCTAGGGCTACAACTGAATACACATTTAAGAAGCACATGGATGAGTTACAAAAG TTATCAAAGAAATGCTATGATTGGTTATCTGAAAAACCAAGAACTCAATGGAGTAGAAGTGCCTTCAGATTGACACCTAAATCTGACCA GATACAAAAAAGGAGGGACAAGATGCTTAATAGTTATGCCTTGAACCCTATTTGCCCTAATGCCATGAGAAGACTGAATAA AGTTGTTGAGTTGATTAAAGGTTGTCATGTGGTATGGTCTGGAGGTGCAAAGTACCTGGTTACTATGAGTGATGGGGGTTACCAAATGGTGGTGGACCTGGAGGCCAAAAGGTGTGCATGCAGGAAATGGGAGATCTCAGGTATACCATGTTACCATGCCTGTGCTTGCATAGCATGGTCTAAGAAAAATTATGAGGAGTATATTCATGCTTGCTACTCAAAGGATAGTTTCCTTGCAACATACAACCACATTCTTGATCCTATTTGTGGTGAAGAAGAATGGGATGCAACAGACTACCCTAAGCCATTACCACCTGTACTCAAGGTACAAACAGGAAGGCCAAAGAAATCAAGGAACAAAACCAATGATGCAACCACCCCTGGGGCTACAAGGTTAAAAAGACAGAACACCAAAGTCAGGTGCTCTTATTGCACTGAATATTCTCATAACATGAGGACTTGTCCTGCTAGG GCACATGACAAAGCTAATGGCTGTGAGAAGCAAGTGAAAACTAGGACCAAGAAGGCAAAGACAGCTGAAGTTGGTGGTGGAAAGGAGGCTTCAAACTCCAGGACAGTTGGAGAAGCCAGTCAGGGAGGCCAAGAAACTCCAAATCAAGGTGGACAAAGTGGTGAAAGGAGAGCAACAAGGTCCACTACACTTGGAGAAGGCAGTCAAGGTGGTGTCTTCACCAATACCAACACTCAACAAGGCACAAACAATCCTCTTGGTGTTTAA